From a region of the Salminus brasiliensis chromosome 4, fSalBra1.hap2, whole genome shotgun sequence genome:
- the LOC140554154 gene encoding uncharacterized protein, translating to MGNYRTKLSRSGCDEVAVNSGKRSRNNPESESPHCNIKRPRRAEVNYLPNFPRGEDASSLERLRVQVVEEVSKMDKNLQMIERLMQTTYALRRKQIIADNPSQSVKDLLENWSALRIESQVCAEFHRITNINLRSKFYAELDKHTPRLLAVYRQKAARTGKTAEALRSIFSAYDLLEQCDVNHRRTAALRALPVFLCEDDSAFFRTWNTEKESEPDIADLAVGLLTMVNEDPSSPVQFSPARIAIVLEGDIVLNDLSYLADAFLMLLGLMYALNICYPKKLIHTFHFIQKVIMGLDDFKPLTPRLLNLKNDLLGRV from the exons ATGGGTAACTATCGCACCAAGCTGAGCAGGTCTGGATGTGATGAGGTGGCTGTTAACTCTGGTAAGAGGAGCCGAAATAACCCAGAGAGTGAGTCACCCCACTGCAACATCAAAAGACCTCGTCGAGCAGAGGTGAACTATCTACCAAATTTCCCAAGAGGAGAGGATGCCTCAAGTCTGGAGCGACTAAGAGTGCAAGTGGTAGAAGAAGTATCAAAGATGGATAAAAATCTACAGATGATAGAGAGACTAATGCAAACTACATATGCATTACGCCGGAAACAAATAATTGCCGACAACCCATCCCAATCTGTCAAGGACCTTCTGGAAAATTGGTCTGCGCTTCGAATAGAGTCACAG GTTTGTGCAGAATTTCACAGGATCACAAATATCAACTTGCGAAGCAAGTTCTATGCAGAGTTGGACAAACATACACCGAGGTTATTGGCTGTCTACCGGCAGAAGGCTGCACGTACTGGCAAGACTGCGGAAGCTCTGAGGAGCATATTTAGTGCTTATGATCTTCTG GAGCAATGTGATGTAAACCACAGACGTACTGCTGCGCTTCGAGCCCTCCCTGTGTTCCTTTGTGAAGATGACTCTGCTTTTTTCAGGACTTGGAAC actgagaaagagagtgaaccGGACATCGCAGACTTGGCAGTTGGTCTTCTCACCATGGTGAATGAAGACCCAAGTTCCCCTGTTCAATTCAGCCCTGCAAGGATTGCCATTGTGCTGGAAGGTGACATTGTGCTGAATGACCTTTCTTATTTGGCTGATGCTTTTCTCATGTTACTTGGTTTAATGTATGCATTAAACATCTGCTATCCAAAAAAACTGATCCACACCTTCCACTTCATTCAGAAAGTCATTATGGGCTTGGATGACTTTAAACCACTAACACCCAGGCTGCTAAATCTAAAAAATGATCTGCTAGGGAGGGTGTAA